The genomic region GCCCATCTTCGTCTTCGGGAGCATGCCGCGGATGGCTTCCTCCATCAGACGGGCCGGACGGCGCTTCCGCAGGTCCTTGGCGCGCTCCTCGCGCAGCCCGCCTTCGAAACCGCTGTGATACCGGTACATCTTCTGTTCTTCCTTCTGCCCGGTCAGCACGGCCTGACCCGCATTCACCACCACGACGTGATCGCCGCAGTCGATATAGGGGGTGTACGTCGGCTTGTGCTTGCCCTGCAGGACCTTGGCGGCCAGGCTGGCCACCCGCCCGAGCGACTGGCCCGCCGCATCGATGACGTGCCACCGTCGCTCGATGGACTTGGCGCTCGGAATGAACGTGCTCATGATGACCCTTTGACTCCTTGCTGACACACAGCAAAAGGAAATGATAGTTGGCGCCGACGCTACATGTCAAGCGCCGCCCGCCTGCGATGAGTCCGGTGCCCGCTGACCGGTGCCCGGTGCCCGGCAATGACCGTGCCGGCCATCCGACCCCCCTGTCACAATTCTGCCAGCGTAC from Acidobacteriota bacterium harbors:
- the rplM gene encoding 50S ribosomal protein L13; its protein translation is MSTFIPSAKSIERRWHVIDAAGQSLGRVASLAAKVLQGKHKPTYTPYIDCGDHVVVVNAGQAVLTGQKEEQKMYRYHSGFEGGLREERAKDLRKRRPARLMEEAIRGMLPKTKMGDQMYRKLNVYERADHPHAAQQPQSLEVQ